One Chryseobacterium wanjuense genomic region harbors:
- the guaA gene encoding glutamine-hydrolyzing GMP synthase has translation MNNGIIILDFGSQYNQLIGRRIREMGVYSEILPFNTPLETILEKQPRGIILSGGPSSVNAENAHLVEKELYEQGIPVLGICYGMQLTAHLLGGKVHKGVKGEYGKAHLEIVKESSLLKGVTDNSIVWMSHFDEVGQLPPGFELNAKSGVIASISNEERKIYCVQFHPEVSHTEEGGKILENFVFGICDAEKNWKLTNYIEKTVAEIRERVGDQKVILGLSGGVDSSVAAVLIHRAIGDQLTCIFVDTGLLRKDEGKKVMDNYGEHFHMNIKLVDASERFLTKLAGVDDPEAKRKIIGNEFIHVFDEESHKIEGAKFLAQGTIYPDVIESQSVNGPSAVIKSHHNVGGLPEEMDFELLEPLRELFKDEVRKVGEELGIPHHLVHRHPFPGPGLGIRVLGAVDAEKVRILQEADDIFIEELYKNDLYEKVSQAFVVLLPVKSVGVMGDERTYEYTAVVRSANTIDFMTATWSKLPYEFLETVSNRIINEVRGINRVAYDISSKPPATIEWE, from the coding sequence ATGAACAACGGTATTATCATATTAGATTTCGGATCACAGTACAACCAGCTTATCGGAAGAAGAATCCGTGAGATGGGAGTATATTCTGAAATTTTACCATTCAATACACCATTAGAAACGATTTTAGAAAAGCAGCCGAGAGGTATTATCCTTTCCGGTGGACCAAGTTCTGTAAATGCTGAAAACGCTCACTTAGTTGAAAAAGAGTTGTATGAGCAGGGAATTCCGGTACTGGGAATCTGCTACGGAATGCAGTTGACGGCACATCTTTTAGGCGGAAAAGTTCATAAAGGAGTGAAAGGAGAGTACGGAAAAGCTCACCTGGAAATCGTTAAAGAATCTTCTTTGTTAAAAGGTGTTACAGACAATTCTATTGTTTGGATGAGCCACTTCGATGAAGTAGGACAATTGCCTCCGGGGTTTGAATTAAATGCAAAATCAGGGGTAATCGCTTCTATTTCTAATGAAGAGAGAAAAATCTATTGTGTACAGTTTCACCCGGAAGTTTCTCACACTGAGGAAGGTGGAAAAATTCTTGAAAATTTCGTTTTCGGAATCTGTGATGCAGAAAAGAACTGGAAATTAACCAATTATATTGAAAAAACAGTTGCTGAAATCCGTGAAAGAGTAGGTGATCAGAAAGTGATTCTTGGACTTTCAGGAGGGGTAGACTCTTCCGTTGCAGCAGTTTTAATTCACAGAGCGATTGGCGATCAACTGACTTGTATCTTCGTAGACACAGGATTGTTGAGAAAAGATGAGGGCAAAAAAGTAATGGACAATTATGGAGAGCATTTCCATATGAACATTAAGTTGGTGGATGCTTCGGAAAGATTTTTAACCAAATTAGCCGGAGTTGATGATCCTGAAGCCAAAAGAAAAATCATCGGAAACGAGTTTATCCATGTTTTTGATGAAGAATCTCATAAGATTGAAGGTGCTAAATTCTTAGCACAAGGAACAATTTATCCGGATGTTATTGAAAGTCAGTCGGTAAACGGACCTTCTGCCGTGATCAAATCTCACCACAACGTTGGCGGACTTCCTGAAGAAATGGATTTCGAATTGCTGGAGCCTTTGAGAGAATTGTTTAAGGATGAAGTAAGAAAAGTAGGTGAAGAATTGGGAATTCCTCATCATTTGGTACACAGACATCCTTTCCCTGGTCCTGGTTTGGGAATCAGAGTGTTAGGAGCTGTTGACGCTGAAAAAGTGAGAATCCTTCAAGAAGCTGACGATATTTTCATCGAAGAATTGTACAAAAATGATTTGTATGAAAAAGTTTCTCAGGCTTTCGTGGTACTTCTTCCTGTAAAATCTGTAGGAGTAATGGGCGATGAGAGAACTTACGAATACACTGCGGTAGTTCGTTCTGCCAACACCATCGACTTCATGACGGCAACCTGGAGCAAGCTTCCTTATGAATTCCTTGAAACGGTTTCGAACAGAATCATCAACGAAGTAAGAGGTATCAACAGAGTAGCTTACGATATTTCAAGCAAACCACCTGCAACCATCGAGTGGGAATAA
- a CDS encoding NADPH-dependent FMN reductase, with protein MKILAIAGTNSESSMNKHLVTYAASIFENAEVEVIDLNPFEMPIYKHEREVTDGVPQEAKDFAAKIDGANLLLVSLPEHNGTYSTAFKNVFDWVSRIKDRAVWNEVPMLLMSAAPGGRGGAGVLEAATKRFPLHGGNIVETFSLPFFNDNFDKSAQKISNEEKDNELREKIKKISAIESILEK; from the coding sequence ATGAAAATTTTAGCAATAGCAGGAACCAATTCCGAATCTTCGATGAATAAGCACCTAGTTACGTACGCTGCATCCATTTTTGAAAATGCAGAAGTAGAAGTGATCGATTTAAATCCTTTCGAAATGCCAATTTACAAGCACGAAAGAGAAGTAACGGATGGAGTTCCTCAGGAAGCAAAAGACTTTGCAGCGAAAATTGACGGAGCCAATTTACTGTTGGTTTCCTTACCGGAACACAACGGAACGTACTCAACGGCATTCAAAAATGTGTTCGATTGGGTATCCAGAATCAAAGACAGAGCGGTGTGGAATGAAGTTCCGATGTTACTTATGTCTGCAGCTCCGGGAGGTAGAGGTGGAGCAGGAGTTTTGGAAGCGGCTACGAAGCGTTTCCCTCTTCACGGTGGAAATATTGTAGAAACTTTTTCTCTTCCTTTCTTCAATGATAATTTTGATAAATCGGCTCAAAAAATTTCTAATGAAGAGAAAGACAACGAATTAAGAGAGAAAATCAAGAAAATTTCTGCCATCGAATCTATCCTTGAAAAATAG
- the purM gene encoding phosphoribosylformylglycinamidine cyclo-ligase, translated as MSNTYKSAGVDKEEGYKTVDKIKKAVGETHNSNVLNHLGSFGAFYEIGGYKNPVLVSGTDGVGTKLKVALDSKKYDSIGVDCFAMCANDILCHGAKPLFFLDYLACGKLDSEIAAEIVLGMVAACKDNNCALIGGETAEMPGMYQPGDYDVAGFCVGIVEKDQIIDGSKIKKGDKIIALPSSGFHSNGFSLVRKVFPDFEEEFEGKPLYETLLVPTRLYYKDIHKILDEVQVAGIAHITGGGLYENIPRIIADGLCASIDASKIKIPSIMLELEKRGGVAREEMFGTFNMGVGMIVVVDAEHAEKVLHLLDDAYEIGEITEGSEKIDLKF; from the coding sequence ATGAGCAACACTTACAAATCAGCAGGAGTAGACAAAGAAGAAGGATACAAAACCGTTGACAAGATCAAAAAAGCAGTTGGAGAAACGCACAATTCCAATGTATTGAATCATTTGGGAAGTTTTGGAGCTTTCTATGAAATCGGAGGATACAAAAATCCTGTTTTGGTTTCAGGAACCGATGGAGTGGGAACGAAACTGAAAGTAGCTTTAGACTCAAAAAAATACGATTCTATCGGGGTAGATTGTTTCGCGATGTGTGCGAATGACATTCTTTGTCACGGTGCAAAACCATTGTTCTTTTTAGATTATTTGGCTTGCGGAAAATTAGATTCTGAAATCGCTGCTGAGATCGTTCTAGGAATGGTAGCGGCTTGTAAAGACAACAATTGCGCACTGATCGGTGGAGAAACTGCCGAAATGCCGGGAATGTACCAGCCTGGAGATTATGATGTTGCCGGATTCTGCGTTGGTATCGTAGAAAAAGACCAGATTATTGATGGTTCTAAAATTAAAAAAGGGGACAAAATCATCGCGTTGCCAAGTTCAGGTTTCCATTCAAACGGATTCTCTTTGGTAAGAAAAGTATTCCCGGATTTTGAAGAAGAATTCGAAGGAAAACCTTTGTACGAAACACTTTTAGTTCCTACAAGATTATATTATAAAGACATTCACAAAATCCTTGATGAGGTGCAAGTAGCAGGAATTGCTCACATCACAGGCGGTGGATTGTATGAAAACATTCCAAGAATTATCGCTGACGGATTATGTGCTTCCATCGATGCATCAAAAATTAAAATTCCAAGCATCATGCTGGAGTTGGAAAAAAGAGGCGGTGTAGCTCGTGAAGAGATGTTCGGAACATTCAACATGGGTGTCGGAATGATCGTTGTAGTAGATGCAGAACATGCAGAAAAAGTTCTACACCTTCTGGATGATGCTTACGAGATCGGAGAAATCACGGAAGGAAGCGAAAAAATAGATTTAAAATTTTAG
- the purN gene encoding phosphoribosylglycinamide formyltransferase, giving the protein MKNLVILVSGSGTNLQRIIDTIDSGEIPNAKVSLVVADRECYGLERAKNHNIDNVLIPRGKNFSSELSKIIPENTDLIVLAGFLSILKPEFCENWIGKIINIHPALLPKYGGKGMWGHHVHHAVIDAKEKESGATVHFVTSGIDEGEAILQKSFEVTEDDTPETVAEKVHKIEYEIFPIAINKVLGN; this is encoded by the coding sequence ATGAAAAACTTAGTTATACTCGTTTCAGGTTCAGGAACCAATCTTCAAAGGATTATTGATACCATCGACAGTGGAGAAATTCCGAATGCAAAAGTATCATTAGTGGTTGCCGACAGAGAATGTTACGGACTGGAAAGAGCAAAAAATCATAACATTGATAACGTACTGATTCCGAGAGGAAAAAACTTCAGCAGCGAATTGAGTAAAATTATTCCTGAAAATACAGATTTAATTGTATTGGCCGGATTTTTATCCATTCTAAAACCTGAGTTTTGTGAAAACTGGATCGGGAAAATAATCAACATTCACCCGGCCTTACTCCCAAAATACGGAGGAAAAGGGATGTGGGGGCATCATGTTCATCATGCGGTGATTGATGCAAAAGAAAAAGAAAGCGGGGCAACCGTACACTTCGTAACTTCAGGAATTGATGAAGGGGAAGCGATTCTTCAGAAATCATTCGAAGTAACGGAAGACGATACTCCCGAAACGGTGGCAGAGAAAGTTCATAAAATAGAATATGAAATTTTCCCGATAGCGATCAATAAAGTATTAGGAAACTAA
- a CDS encoding bacteriocin-like protein yields the protein MKNLKKISREQLKNIAGSGIIRNCSNECCPKDGRPRCPGLICPAVVCPQYA from the coding sequence ATGAAAAATTTAAAGAAAATCTCAAGAGAACAATTAAAAAACATTGCGGGAAGCGGAATTATCAGAAACTGCTCAAACGAATGTTGTCCGAAAGACGGAAGACCAAGATGTCCGGGATTGATTTGTCCGGCAGTGGTTTGTCCGCAATATGCTTAA
- a CDS encoding bifunctional GNAT family N-acetyltransferase/carbon-nitrogen hydrolase family protein has translation MQIETRTLTTQDYPELVETMKRAYPQMSEYVWSKKSIEKLTKIFPKGQICITVDGKLAAVALSIIVNYDEFGDDHTYSDITGNYTFNTHTSTGNVLYGIEVFVDPEYRELRLGRRLYDARKELCELLNLRSIILGGRIPNYHKHSDLSPREYIRRVRDKEIYDPVLSFQLSNNFLPIRVLKKYLPEDESSKENAVLLQWNNIYYSKKPNTMQDSIIRLGLVQWQMRHFKDIDAFYEQVEFFVDVMGDYKADFVLFPELFNTPLLAPFNKLSERDSMIELAKLTEEIKAKISDLAISYNVNIISGSMPVFENNDLYNISYLMHRDGRMDEYRKIHITPNERKYYGMKGGNEIKVFDTDCGKIGLVICYDVEFPELPRILADQGMKILFVPYLTDTQNAYMRVRHCAAARAIENECYVAIAGCVGNLPGVNNMDIQFGQAAVFTPSDFAFPSNAVKGEATPNTEMTLIVDVDLNLLKDLHHHGSVQVMKDRRRDLYETYLK, from the coding sequence ATGCAAATAGAAACAAGAACGCTCACCACACAGGATTATCCTGAATTGGTAGAGACCATGAAGCGAGCTTATCCACAAATGTCGGAATATGTCTGGTCTAAAAAAAGTATTGAAAAATTAACGAAAATATTTCCTAAAGGTCAGATTTGCATTACCGTAGACGGAAAATTAGCAGCGGTGGCACTCTCCATTATTGTGAATTATGATGAGTTTGGGGACGATCATACGTACAGCGATATTACAGGAAATTATACCTTCAATACCCATACTTCCACAGGAAATGTCCTCTACGGAATCGAAGTTTTTGTTGATCCCGAATACCGCGAACTGCGTCTGGGAAGGAGATTATATGATGCCAGAAAAGAATTATGTGAATTATTGAATTTAAGATCAATTATTTTAGGTGGCAGGATTCCAAACTATCACAAACACAGTGATTTATCACCAAGAGAATACATCAGAAGAGTAAGAGATAAGGAAATCTACGATCCGGTTTTGTCTTTTCAGTTGTCCAATAACTTTTTGCCAATCAGGGTATTAAAGAAATATTTACCCGAAGATGAATCTTCCAAAGAAAATGCCGTATTACTTCAGTGGAACAATATTTATTACAGCAAAAAACCAAATACCATGCAGGACAGCATCATTCGGTTGGGGCTGGTTCAGTGGCAGATGAGGCATTTTAAAGATATTGATGCTTTTTATGAACAGGTAGAATTTTTTGTAGATGTAATGGGTGATTACAAAGCAGACTTTGTTCTTTTCCCAGAATTGTTTAATACGCCTTTATTGGCGCCTTTCAACAAGCTTTCGGAGAGGGACAGTATGATTGAGCTGGCAAAATTAACGGAAGAAATTAAAGCAAAAATCTCAGATTTGGCGATCAGCTATAATGTGAATATCATTTCGGGAAGCATGCCTGTTTTTGAAAATAATGACTTGTACAACATTAGTTATCTCATGCATCGCGACGGAAGAATGGACGAATACAGGAAAATTCACATTACACCCAACGAAAGAAAATATTACGGAATGAAGGGCGGAAACGAAATTAAAGTTTTTGACACCGATTGCGGGAAAATCGGATTGGTGATCTGTTATGATGTTGAATTTCCGGAACTTCCGAGAATTTTAGCCGATCAGGGAATGAAAATTTTATTTGTTCCTTATCTTACTGATACTCAGAATGCTTATATGCGCGTTCGTCACTGTGCGGCGGCAAGAGCCATTGAAAATGAATGTTATGTAGCGATTGCCGGTTGTGTAGGGAATCTTCCCGGAGTCAATAATATGGATATCCAGTTTGGTCAGGCTGCCGTTTTTACGCCTTCCGATTTTGCTTTTCCATCGAATGCGGTGAAAGGGGAAGCTACTCCGAACACCGAAATGACCCTGATTGTCGATGTGGATCTGAATTTGTTAAAAGATCTTCATCATCATGGTTCCGTTCAGGTCATGAAAGACAGAAGAAGAGATTTGTACGAAACATATCTGAAATAG
- a CDS encoding pirin family protein, with amino-acid sequence MKTVYHKADTRGHANHGWLDSYHTFSFANYQNNERTHFGVLRVLNDDTVTQGMGFGTHPHRDMEIISIPLEGDLEHKDSMGTTAVIRKGEIQVMSAGTGVMHSEYNNNKDQAVKFLQIWIFPREAGVEPRYDQKSIKEGEKINGFQQILSPNKNDDGVWIHQDAWFNLANFTKGNGKNYTLNKKGNGVYVFVLKGSAKVGDRILNERDGLGIWDTQSFNIEAIEDAEILLMEVPMELPSYLK; translated from the coding sequence ATGAAAACAGTATATCATAAAGCAGATACAAGAGGTCACGCCAATCACGGTTGGTTAGACAGTTACCATACATTCAGTTTTGCCAATTATCAGAACAATGAAAGAACTCATTTCGGAGTACTGAGAGTTTTGAACGACGATACCGTTACTCAGGGAATGGGCTTCGGAACACACCCTCACAGAGATATGGAAATTATTTCCATCCCGTTGGAAGGTGATTTGGAGCACAAAGATTCGATGGGAACAACGGCGGTTATTAGAAAAGGAGAAATTCAGGTGATGAGTGCGGGAACCGGTGTGATGCACAGCGAATACAACAATAATAAAGATCAGGCTGTAAAATTCTTACAAATCTGGATTTTCCCAAGAGAAGCTGGTGTAGAGCCAAGATATGACCAGAAAAGCATTAAAGAAGGTGAAAAAATCAACGGATTTCAACAGATTTTATCTCCAAATAAAAATGATGACGGCGTTTGGATTCATCAGGATGCTTGGTTTAATTTGGCTAATTTCACCAAGGGAAACGGTAAAAACTATACGCTCAACAAAAAAGGAAATGGCGTGTATGTTTTTGTATTAAAAGGAAGTGCAAAAGTGGGCGACAGGATTTTAAACGAAAGAGACGGATTAGGAATCTGGGATACCCAAAGCTTCAACATCGAAGCCATCGAAGACGCAGAAATCCTTTTAATGGAAGTCCCAATGGAGTTACCTTCATATTTAAAATAA
- a CDS encoding ABC1 kinase family protein, which produces MFDKQQRKLKRSAKLISVLSKYGFKDVLARMKSGNKQVDIPNNTDEIVSKGTVYERIRLVLEELGPTFVKLGQTFSNREDLLPPELIQELQKLQDKVDMVEMNIEEILENEFNISINEHFADIQRDPLATASIAQVYKATLIDGTEVILKIKKPDVQTVIEDDLLLIKDLEKLVSSYSEIGEKLNLKQAISTFEKSLLEEVSLINEKENILQFRRNFKNNKETYVPKIFEEFSNNNILCMEFIDGIKVTDKALLLEHNINPVTISEVGLRLFVSQILDYGFFHADPHAGNILVKKDGKVVFIDFGAVGKIPPNDKEVLENLIVSFVAKNPHKIVRYLKKMAISYQIPDERRFENDVEDILDFVHSSSLKDIDPQSIINKMKDVLKDNRLYMPDYFYLLFKGISLIEGVGRTINPDLDIVKSLHPYTKKIFAKKISPKNILKTGMDRMMNFTDNVDEIPKELRSVLQKLDENKFTVSSEIKNIEKTNQLIKSSIVNLILAMILGANIIATAIVFVSESGPRIGEMSLMAVLGFIFSILLVIIILLRITRK; this is translated from the coding sequence ATGTTTGACAAACAACAGAGAAAACTGAAAAGATCCGCAAAATTGATTTCCGTACTGAGCAAATACGGTTTTAAAGATGTTTTGGCAAGAATGAAAAGCGGAAACAAGCAGGTGGATATTCCCAATAATACGGACGAAATTGTCTCCAAAGGAACCGTTTACGAAAGAATCAGGCTGGTTTTGGAAGAATTGGGACCTACGTTTGTGAAGCTCGGTCAGACATTCAGCAACAGGGAAGACCTTCTCCCGCCTGAGCTTATTCAGGAGCTGCAGAAGCTTCAGGATAAGGTAGATATGGTTGAAATGAATATTGAGGAAATTCTCGAAAACGAATTCAATATTTCCATTAATGAGCATTTTGCTGATATTCAGAGAGATCCATTGGCAACAGCTTCCATTGCCCAGGTTTACAAGGCAACTTTAATCGACGGAACTGAAGTGATTTTAAAGATAAAAAAGCCTGATGTTCAAACTGTTATTGAAGATGATTTATTATTAATTAAAGACCTTGAAAAACTCGTTTCATCTTACTCTGAAATAGGAGAGAAGCTCAATTTAAAACAGGCTATTTCCACTTTTGAAAAATCTTTGCTGGAAGAAGTTTCTTTGATCAATGAAAAGGAAAATATTCTACAGTTCAGAAGAAATTTTAAAAATAATAAAGAAACCTACGTTCCTAAAATTTTCGAAGAATTTTCTAACAATAATATTCTTTGTATGGAATTTATTGATGGAATAAAGGTAACGGATAAAGCTTTACTTTTAGAACATAATATTAATCCGGTAACGATTTCCGAGGTTGGTTTAAGGCTTTTTGTGTCACAAATCTTAGATTATGGTTTCTTCCATGCAGATCCTCATGCCGGAAATATTTTAGTTAAAAAAGACGGAAAGGTTGTTTTTATTGATTTTGGAGCTGTAGGAAAAATTCCGCCGAATGATAAAGAAGTTCTTGAAAATTTAATTGTAAGCTTTGTTGCAAAAAATCCGCATAAAATTGTTAGATATCTGAAAAAAATGGCGATCAGCTATCAGATTCCGGATGAAAGAAGATTCGAAAATGATGTTGAGGATATTCTGGATTTTGTACATAGTTCTTCATTGAAAGATATTGATCCACAATCAATTATCAATAAAATGAAAGATGTATTGAAGGATAATCGACTGTACATGCCGGATTATTTTTATCTTTTATTCAAAGGTATCAGTCTGATAGAAGGTGTTGGAAGAACGATTAATCCCGATCTTGATATTGTAAAAAGTTTGCATCCGTACACGAAAAAAATATTTGCAAAAAAGATCAGTCCAAAGAATATTTTAAAAACAGGAATGGATCGGATGATGAATTTTACAGATAATGTAGATGAAATTCCGAAAGAATTACGTTCTGTTTTACAAAAATTAGACGAAAATAAATTCACTGTTTCCAGCGAAATCAAGAATATTGAAAAGACAAATCAACTTATAAAATCAAGCATTGTCAATTTAATTTTAGCCATGATTTTAGGGGCAAATATTATTGCAACAGCCATCGTTTTTGTCTCAGAATCAGGTCCTAGAATTGGAGAAATGTCTTTGATGGCGGTATTGGGGTTTATTTTTTCTATATTGTTGGTGATTATTATTTTATTGAGGATTACAAGGAAGTGA
- the purH gene encoding bifunctional phosphoribosylaminoimidazolecarboxamide formyltransferase/IMP cyclohydrolase — protein sequence MSKKRVLISVSDKSGLIEFAQFLEAQNYELISTGGTFKHLKDAGLNPIQIDEVTNFPEMLDGRVKTLHPKVHGGLLAVRSNAEHMKTVQEHGIGLIDMVIVNLYPFFENVNKDISLHEKVEFIDIGGPSMLRSAAKNFDSVTVITDVEDYATVKIEMEQNGDTYIETRKKLAGKVFNLTSAYDAAISRMLLDEDYPTYLNASYKKVSDLRYGENPHQTAAYYVSTFENGAMKDFEQLGGKELSFNNLRDMDLCWKVVTEFKEEMACCAVKHSTPCGVAIGTSALGTYQKTFECDPVSIFGGIVAMNYKIDAATAEELNKTFLEIVMAPEFDEEALEVLRKKKNLRIIKIVNPVSDKQTWVKIDGGILVQDNDSIFSDDIKVVTETQPTEEQKKALLFSQRVVKYVKSNAIVVSNGIQAFGIGGGQVNRIWATQQAIERAKEKFTGDLVLASDAFFPFRDVVDFCAQEGITAIIQPGGSVKDQDSIDAANEHKIPMMFTGIRHFLH from the coding sequence ATGAGTAAAAAGAGAGTTTTAATCAGTGTTTCTGACAAAAGCGGATTGATCGAATTTGCGCAGTTTTTGGAAGCCCAAAATTATGAATTGATTTCTACAGGAGGGACGTTCAAACATTTGAAAGACGCTGGTTTAAATCCAATTCAGATTGATGAGGTTACCAATTTCCCTGAGATGTTGGACGGAAGAGTGAAGACATTGCACCCGAAAGTTCACGGTGGTTTGTTGGCAGTTCGTTCCAATGCAGAACACATGAAAACGGTTCAGGAACACGGAATTGGTCTGATTGACATGGTTATCGTGAATCTTTATCCTTTCTTCGAAAATGTAAACAAAGACATTTCATTACACGAAAAGGTAGAGTTTATCGACATCGGAGGTCCTTCAATGCTTCGTTCTGCGGCTAAGAATTTTGATTCCGTAACGGTAATTACCGATGTTGAAGATTATGCAACGGTAAAAATCGAAATGGAACAAAACGGTGACACGTACATCGAGACTCGTAAAAAATTGGCAGGAAAAGTTTTCAACCTTACTTCTGCTTATGATGCGGCGATCTCAAGAATGCTGCTAGACGAAGATTATCCTACGTATCTGAATGCATCTTACAAAAAAGTTTCTGACCTTAGATACGGTGAAAACCCGCATCAGACAGCAGCTTATTACGTTTCTACTTTCGAAAACGGTGCCATGAAAGATTTCGAACAGTTGGGAGGTAAAGAGTTGTCTTTCAATAACCTTCGAGATATGGATCTTTGCTGGAAAGTGGTAACGGAGTTCAAAGAAGAAATGGCTTGTTGTGCAGTAAAACACTCAACACCTTGTGGAGTTGCAATCGGAACTTCAGCATTGGGAACATACCAAAAAACTTTCGAGTGTGATCCGGTGTCCATCTTTGGCGGAATTGTTGCAATGAACTATAAAATCGACGCAGCAACAGCAGAAGAATTAAACAAAACATTCCTTGAAATCGTAATGGCTCCTGAATTTGATGAGGAAGCTTTGGAGGTTTTAAGAAAGAAAAAAAACTTAAGAATTATAAAAATCGTAAACCCTGTTTCAGATAAGCAGACTTGGGTGAAGATCGACGGCGGAATTTTAGTTCAGGACAACGACAGCATCTTCTCAGATGATATTAAAGTCGTGACTGAAACGCAGCCTACAGAAGAGCAAAAAAAAGCATTATTATTCTCTCAGAGAGTGGTAAAATATGTAAAATCTAATGCCATTGTTGTTTCCAACGGGATTCAGGCTTTCGGAATCGGAGGCGGTCAGGTCAACAGAATCTGGGCAACTCAACAGGCAATCGAAAGAGCTAAAGAAAAATTCACAGGAGACTTAGTATTGGCTTCAGACGCATTTTTCCCTTTCCGTGATGTAGTAGATTTCTGCGCTCAGGAAGGTATCACAGCGATCATTCAGCCGGGAGGAAGTGTAAAAGATCAGGACAGCATCGATGCAGCCAATGAGCACAAAATTCCGATGATGTTTACTGGAATCAGACATTTTTTACACTAA
- the purD gene encoding phosphoribosylamine--glycine ligase, whose translation MRILIIGEGGRESALAAKLQNDPRISKMFFANGNATTDAIGKNVHLSEIKELRDFAIKEKVDLTIVGPEAPLVAGLKDEFKKHDLKVFGPTQKVASLEGSKAFSKKFMQTYDIKTAKAVVFDSYNEAKEYVQTQQYPLVIKASGLAGGKGVVICDTLEEAEATIHDFMIRRIYGDAGIRLVIEEYLQGFEASIIAFSNGEKLFPCVAAKDYKKAGNGDTGPNTGGMGSVAPSPEFTQEHYADFEKHILEPTVAGLKGEGFSFKGIIFFGLMVTKNGTYLLEYNMRFGDPETQVLMALMENNLLDVINDCMEGRDIELKFKDEKAVCLVMCSGGYPRNIETGFEIVGEDKLKHSKLLYAGAVKKGDKVVSNGGRVLNIVATGATYEDARKKVYEDASHVHFDYGFYREDIGKF comes from the coding sequence ATGAGAATATTAATCATAGGTGAAGGTGGAAGAGAATCTGCTTTGGCAGCAAAACTTCAGAATGACCCAAGAATTTCTAAAATGTTTTTCGCCAACGGAAACGCTACCACTGATGCAATAGGAAAAAATGTTCATTTATCAGAGATTAAAGAACTTAGAGATTTTGCCATCAAAGAAAAGGTAGATTTAACGATCGTAGGTCCTGAAGCACCGCTTGTAGCTGGTTTGAAGGACGAATTCAAAAAACATGATCTTAAAGTTTTTGGTCCGACTCAAAAAGTTGCAAGTTTAGAAGGAAGTAAGGCTTTCTCCAAAAAATTTATGCAGACCTATGATATCAAAACAGCAAAAGCTGTGGTATTTGATTCATATAATGAGGCTAAAGAATATGTTCAGACGCAGCAATATCCTTTGGTAATCAAAGCAAGCGGTCTGGCTGGTGGAAAAGGTGTTGTCATCTGTGATACTTTGGAAGAAGCTGAAGCTACGATTCATGATTTCATGATCAGAAGAATTTACGGAGATGCCGGAATTCGTTTAGTTATCGAGGAATATTTACAAGGTTTTGAGGCTTCAATCATTGCATTCTCAAACGGTGAAAAATTATTCCCTTGTGTAGCGGCTAAAGATTATAAAAAAGCAGGAAACGGCGATACAGGACCAAATACAGGAGGTATGGGTTCAGTAGCACCAAGCCCGGAATTTACGCAGGAACATTACGCAGATTTCGAAAAACATATCTTAGAACCTACAGTTGCTGGTCTTAAAGGGGAAGGTTTCAGCTTTAAAGGAATCATTTTCTTCGGATTAATGGTGACGAAAAACGGAACTTACCTTCTTGAATACAACATGAGATTCGGAGATCCTGAAACTCAGGTTTTGATGGCTTTAATGGAAAACAATCTTCTTGATGTAATCAACGATTGTATGGAAGGAAGAGATATTGAGCTTAAGTTTAAAGACGAAAAAGCTGTTTGTCTTGTAATGTGTTCTGGAGGATATCCAAGAAACATCGAAACCGGCTTCGAAATCGTAGGTGAAGATAAATTAAAGCACAGCAAGCTTTTATACGCAGGAGCTGTTAAAAAAGGCGACAAAGTAGTTTCAAACGGTGGCAGAGTTCTGAACATCGTAGCTACAGGAGCGACTTACGAAGATGCCCGCAAGAAAGTTTACGAAGATGCAAGTCATGTACATTTCGATTACGGCTTCTACAGAGAAGACATCGGAAAGTTTTAA